The Haloarcula sp. H-GB4 genome contains a region encoding:
- a CDS encoding VOC family protein: MSQETPIRVDHIGIAVEDIGDAEPFLFALGCRKLIEESVEGQFRWAQYDFNRDASRLELIAPEASDTFLTSYLDNHGPGLHHVTLEVAAVDAVKAVLERNGYSVVEYREYQDWTEAFVPPSNPTGALFQLFEYHDSYEGDRPPTGKLYVDGSRLDG, encoded by the coding sequence ATGTCTCAGGAGACGCCGATCCGCGTCGATCACATCGGAATCGCTGTCGAGGACATCGGCGACGCTGAACCGTTCCTGTTCGCACTCGGCTGTCGGAAACTCATTGAGGAGTCTGTCGAGGGGCAGTTTCGCTGGGCGCAGTACGACTTCAATCGGGACGCGTCGCGGCTAGAACTCATCGCACCGGAGGCATCGGACACGTTCCTCACGTCGTATCTCGACAACCACGGTCCGGGCCTACACCACGTCACGCTCGAAGTGGCTGCTGTCGACGCAGTGAAAGCAGTACTGGAGCGCAACGGCTACAGCGTCGTCGAATACCGCGAGTATCAGGACTGGACCGAGGCGTTTGTGCCGCCATCGAACCCGACCGGGGCGCTCTTTCAACTGTTCGAGTATCACGACAGCTACGAGGGTGATCGGCCACCTACTG